ACTCTGAGACCACCGGGATTGTAAAACTTGCTGCTGAGTCTATTTCTTGTAAATAGCCCCATGTAGTCACGAATAAATAGTTTCGTTCTGTTATTATTGGTTTGGGGGccacccccctacacacacagttATCCTGCTTATGTAGACTCATCAAGCATTGGCATTCTTTCTGTTCTGCATTTGTTGGAAAGTAAATAGGCAGCAATAAAGCAATTTTATTATGCATATTTTCTGCCTTGGGTGGCACCTGGAATTTGCTGACTTTGCTGAGcgcaacttaaattttaaaaggctcCTGTGCCTCACCTTATTCATGCCATGCAAGTCAGATGGAAAACCAAATAATTAGAATAAGCAAGCTGCATGGGTCCTTTCTCTTGCTCTCAACTGACTCCAGACCCTGCTGTGGAATTCCAGTAGCTCTTTCCCCCCACCTTCTAGCTGCTAATCTTCCATGACCAGATCTAAACAACCACCTTGCCTCCTCTCCCCATCTTAAATAATCAACAACTGAGCATAATACCTAGGACACTGTGGTACAGAAAATGTTGAGAGCAGAGCATAAAACCACCCCTAGCCATTGATTTTCCAGAATATCTCATTCACTTTAGGTTGGTCTTCTTTGATTTTGAAAAGTGACTTTAAAACATTGAAGCTGATTTTCACAAGCATTATATAGACTCTGACTAATGCCAACCGAAAACACTTTGTCCAAGCTGCTTCTCACTAACTTGTACCCAAAGGGGACGAGGTGAAGCAGAATTGAAGAACAGAGGTAATCTCCAGACATATTGCTCTTTCTTTCAGGGACTCAATGTGGAAAGGGACCCTGTCTGAGATCCCACGAATTCCTGTTAATCTTTCTAGGCAAGATGCTAGATCGTTGTTGGACTTAGGGCAGAAACTCAGTATCATAACTTCCCAGTGATCCTGCATTTTGGTAATGACCTCAGCTTTTGGAGAAAGCAGCATGGTGTGGTGAACGAAGCCTCAGCATCAGACTCAGACCAGCCAAGGTTTAAATCCCACAGCCATCATTGCACCACTGGATATGTGACAAGTCCTCCcgggcctcttttttttttcctctgcaaaaTGAGAAATGATTTCAAGGATTTAGTAAGACAACAGATGAGATGAGGAAGCCCAGTGCTAGGCACACACTTAATGTaagctttccttctttttaaaaccaGATCGCTGACTATGAACATAAAGTAACTCCCCACCAAGAGCTGACTTTGGCCAAGGGTGCTGTTTTCTGTGAAGGGAACTCTTGGTGGCCCTTGGTTGTGACCGCTGATCCCACACATCTGGAAACTATGACATCTGTTTTGCTTTGAGCTCAGCTTGGCCCAAATGTAGCTCTATATAAAGCAGCTTCTATCCCTCAGTTTTTTTCCAACACATCATAGCTTGGCTTGAATTTGGGCAGAAGAGTGGGTGTCAAAAGAAATGCACAAGGTCTGGGAGGAATTCACATTCAACTAATAGTCACCCAGCCCGGGATGGCCCCTGGAGTAGCTCCCTATAGTAACTGTCCATGGAGTAGTTCATTCAACACTCACAGGTGCCCAGTAGGAAGCTCTATAATTATGCCTATTTTGCGGATGTCTCAGCTGAGGCTGGGAGGTTAAGTGGctttctcaaggtcacaaaaATAGTAAGGTTTGGGATAAGATCCCAAGCTTTTAGACCTGGTAAAGAAAGTAGGAGGATTTGCAGGGTTGGATGATGAGCTGTGGCAGTGTCTAGCCCTGCCAGAGTCTATTTTGAGTTGACACCACCTGTGACAACATCTGCTAGAGCTGGAGTTATTGGGAGAAACATCCCAGGTATTTTGCCTTGACCTTTAGAAACCCTGTACCCAGGCCCTCTGTTCATTATGTCACATATCGCTGGGGCAGGTAGTGAGATCTGGCTAGTTAAACATATCATGTAAAACAATAACtgatcagtaattaaaaaaacaatttgtaaaactctgttagcataATTTAATCTTTGcgggtttttgtttcattttgacaattcagaagtattttttttgaaaaaagaaatactttaagCCCAACATTAATGTCATTTATttaactcagcaaatatttattactcTACTTAATATATGTCAAGCACTGTTCTAGAAGCTGGAGATACAAAAACTCTTCAATTAAAACTCTTGAAAGAGCCCTTTCTTATCACTGGTCAAACAGTGATAAAcagagggattttttaaaaaaagaacgctaaaattgtcagttttgttttttttaaccatttaaagaAGTTCAGagcaattctttttttaaccacCAAAAGCAGTAACAGtttatttgaattgtttctaattatttagaaagaaacacTCATTTTTTAACTTATGTGAAGGAGAAACCCTGAAGATGTCCAGACTTGGATCAGACAAAAATAACTGAGTCCTAGGCCTACAAAACAGTTTTAAACACAGTTCCCTTATGAGCTTACTTGATGAATTTGCTCTTTCTTTTCACCTGCAAAGCATCCATTTCCCTCTCACCCTTTGTTCTCAGGAGGCAATTTTGAGGCCCTACACACTCTGCCTGACCTCCTCCTGTGTCCAATACCCGAGCAGAGTGTGGGTTTCAGCACAGCCTCGACTGGATGACAAACAGTGAGAGTAATATGCTGCcagagtttcttttaaaaaaaaccaaaaccaaaaacaaaaaaacaataccAGAAAGCAGGCTTGCTGCTCCCCTCTCTCCAAATCAAAGCCTCCTGAATAGAATAATGACTGTTATTCAAACGCAATTATACTGAGCACTTAGAATTGAAACACTAAAAGTAAGTCTTCTATTCGGATAGTGCATTTTATATTTCAGCATATGCCAAATAAGCTGGtgatgtttttattattgttgagtGTAATGTCAGGAGATAAAGTCCTACAAATTTTCTACATAACTTTTTCCATGTTATCTGTTTTCCATTTACATCGAGTTGAACACGTGGTGTgacttttaatattctctctttcttcccgcACATTTTATGCCGAGGGATCAAACTCAATCCTGAGTATCCTAAATGGACCCTCAGACCAAGcgggtggttttttgtttttggtgttttttgtttgttttttagtttgtacggaaaaggagagaggaaaaaccTTCAAATAAACCTATAAACTTGATCCTATGACTGCTGACAAAAGGCCTGGAAAGAGCCAGTGCCAGCACGTTTGAGGAGACCACGTGGTTACAGGCAGTTCTTGCCCGCTCAGGTCTCAGCTCGAGGAAAGTGGGTAATAACCGGGGGACTGTGACTGTAACGTACAGGTCTGGCGGATGGGGCGGGCTTAGCGAGCAGGGTCTCCTGGGTCCCACAAGGGACGCGGTTGGGAAGGCTTGAGCCGCGGCCCCGAGCCCGCGTTCCTGGCGGGGGCGCCCGAGCGCCGGCGGGGTGAACACAAGCGTTAGGAAACAACCGCCGCCGTCGCCGCAGGATGGCTTCCGGCTTCAAGAAGCCCACCGTGACCTCCGTCAGCCAGAAAAGAAAGGTGGGGCCTAAGCCCGAACTCACTGAAGAGCAAAAGCAAGAAGTTCGCGAAGCGTTCGACCTCTTCGATGCCGACGGCAGCGGCACCATCGACGTGAAGGAGCTCAAGGTGGCCATGAGGGCGCTGGGCTTTGAACCCAGGAAGGAGGAGATGAAGAGGATGATCGCCGACGTGGACAAAGAAGGCACGGGGAAGATCAGCTTCAACGACTTCTTGGCCGTGATGACTCAGAAGATGGCTGAGAAAGACACCAAGGAAGAAATCCTGAAGGCGTTCAGGCTCTTTGATGATGACGAGACCGGGAAGATCTCTTTCAAAAACCTAAAGCGTGTGGCCAAAGAGTTGGGCGAAAACCTCACGGATGAAGAGCTCCAGGAAATGATTGACGAAGCCGACCGAGATGGAGACGGTGAAGTGAACGAGGATGAGTTTCTTCGCATCATGAAAAAGACCAGCCTCTATTGAGTCCGTTTATCCCGCAAGCATGTGTAGGGAAACTGAGCAATTGGCTGGCTTCCCTGCTTCTCGATATGTGAAACCTGGAGTTAG
This genomic stretch from Muntiacus reevesi chromosome 4, mMunRee1.1, whole genome shotgun sequence harbors:
- the CETN1 gene encoding centrin-1 translates to MASGFKKPTVTSVSQKRKVGPKPELTEEQKQEVREAFDLFDADGSGTIDVKELKVAMRALGFEPRKEEMKRMIADVDKEGTGKISFNDFLAVMTQKMAEKDTKEEILKAFRLFDDDETGKISFKNLKRVAKELGENLTDEELQEMIDEADRDGDGEVNEDEFLRIMKKTSLY